In a genomic window of Deltaproteobacteria bacterium:
- a CDS encoding MBL fold metallo-hydrolase, with product MIQNERSEDLYSEVRERTLEMSDKFPIALADNFWVLGNYYFNLYLVKGKNASALIEVGVSAVVDSVIMQLDSLNISPQYIVVTHPHADHVTGLGGLREKFPEAMLVAGKGAKEFLTHPKALPVLMKEDRFMSGMLSHIGNRPGRSPVTEFFFPEIHVAVKDEYEIDLGDIVLRCIKVGGHSPGNIVVHISNIDALILSDSLGFHYPGRGFLPLFLCDFIEYLHTINRMKSLKPKILGLGHQGPIIGSHVESAFRDARQAALKMLSRVMEEREDNDIISNEIFRECYRDEFTVYSEENIRNVAQLLVRRSRETISLGVNPSP from the coding sequence ATGATTCAAAATGAAAGAAGCGAAGATTTGTACAGTGAAGTTCGGGAACGCACGTTAGAAATGTCTGATAAATTCCCGATAGCCTTGGCGGATAATTTCTGGGTTCTGGGTAATTATTATTTTAATCTCTATCTTGTAAAAGGCAAGAATGCCTCGGCTCTTATCGAGGTGGGCGTTTCAGCAGTCGTGGATTCAGTCATCATGCAACTGGATTCATTGAATATTTCTCCTCAATATATTGTCGTAACTCACCCACATGCTGATCATGTCACCGGCCTGGGAGGACTCCGTGAGAAGTTCCCGGAAGCCATGCTGGTAGCGGGAAAGGGAGCGAAGGAGTTTCTCACTCACCCCAAAGCGTTGCCCGTTTTGATGAAGGAAGACCGATTCATGTCAGGTATGTTGTCACATATTGGAAACAGACCAGGGCGTTCACCGGTAACAGAATTTTTCTTTCCCGAAATTCACGTTGCCGTAAAGGATGAATATGAGATCGACCTGGGAGATATTGTACTGAGATGCATAAAAGTAGGAGGACATTCTCCGGGGAATATCGTCGTCCATATATCGAACATTGACGCATTAATTTTATCAGACTCTCTGGGATTTCATTACCCCGGACGGGGATTTTTACCCCTCTTCTTGTGCGATTTTATTGAGTACTTACACACCATCAATCGCATGAAGTCACTCAAACCGAAGATTTTGGGCCTCGGCCATCAGGGCCCTATAATCGGTTCACATGTAGAGAGCGCTTTCAGGGACGCCCGTCAAGCGGCGCTGAAAATGTTGTCCAGGGTAATGGAAGAACGAGAAGACAATGATATAATCTCGAACGAAATTTTCAGGGAGTGTTACAGAGATGAATTCACCGTATATAGTGAGGAAAATATCAGAAATGTTGCCCAGCTATTGGTTCGAAGGAGCAGGGAGACGATCAGCTTGGGTGTGAACCCCTCCCCGTAG